The Mercenaria mercenaria strain notata chromosome 10, MADL_Memer_1, whole genome shotgun sequence genome contains a region encoding:
- the LOC123560580 gene encoding uncharacterized protein LOC123560580, protein MILTFCGYYFLITSSLDMYCRIFNDDVGHTTVQFKVLSTEDELWPKHNEKPLEIFKMKDGEQQLPEGEPEIVRQNYDAVDLQDLRRSLEKDFSLAHFTEEHVREWNIFFEKTATIETETWPLHNLRPCQNITYSSTLTEKEADIMRRYKEKRHQYKQVYSSNIHGDRRRYMEGEHVVFNLTGLKRIGQIESVHYGMLTLEELQERGRKYFRTGQKERVRIEECYPGTFDLNRDSSLPRKLRAKYFA, encoded by the exons ATGATATTAACCTTCTGTGGATATTATTTCCTGATAACCTCTTCTCTTGACATGTACTGCAGAATATTCAATGACGATGTTGGCCACACAACAGTACAGTTCAAAGTGTTGTCTACTGAGGATGAGTTGTGGCCAAAACACAATGAAAAaccattagaaatatttaagatgAAGGACGGTGAACAACAACTTCCTGAGGGAGAGCCTGAAATTGTTCGGCAAAATTATGATGCAGTCGATTTACAAGACCTTAGAAG ATCTCTCGAAAAAGACTTCAGCTTGGCGCATTTTACTGAAGAGCATGTCCGTGAATGGAATATATTCTTTGAAAAGACAGCCACCATCGAGACAGAGACATGGCCGTTGCATAATTTGAGGCCGTGTCAAAATATTACATATTCATCCACACTGACAGAAAAAGAGGCAGACATTATGAGACGGTATAAGGAGAAGCGTCATCAGTATAAACAG GTATATTCGAGCAACATCCACGGGGACAGAAGGCGATATATGGAGGGTGAGCATGTTGTTTTTAACCTTACCGGGTTAAAAAGAATAGGCCAGATCGAAAGTGTTCACTACGGAATGTTGACGTTAGAAGAACTGCAGGAGCGGGGAAGGAAGTACTTCCGCACTGGGCAAAAAGAGAGGGTGCGAATAGAAGAATGCTACCCGGGAACTTTTGATTTAAATAGAGACTCGTCACTTCCCAGAAAATTAAGAGCAAAATATTTTGCGTAG
- the LOC128546349 gene encoding thioredoxin domain-containing protein 2-like, with protein sequence MAQKVIKLTVFMTSSAASTLGSSGSNHDMDRDLDSSETKGPSKKHSHTFNSKWLESFTWLKFGDNIYLYDLQMTPKKGHVEKSEGSSVTPKKRHVEKSEGSSLTPKKGHVEKSEGSSVTPKKGHVEKSEGSSVTPKKGHVEKSEGSSVTPKKGHVEKSEGSSVTPKKGHVEKSEGSSVTPKKGHVEKSEGSSVTPKKGHKGHVEKSEGSSVTPKKGHVEKSEGSSVTPKKGHVEKSEGSSVTPKKGHVEKSEGSSVTPKKRHVEKSEGSSMSAHSPNKLLKSEELVQEQVLEMVVLELPFNVLEHVLEQVQEFVQEQF encoded by the exons ATGGCTCAAAAGGTAATTAAGTTGACGGTGTTTATGACATCATCGGCAGCAAGTACATTAGGATCCAGCGGCTCAAATCATGACATGGACAGAGATTTAGATTCATCTGAAACAAAGGGTCCCAGCAAAAAACACTCCCATACTTTTAATTCGAAATGGCTGGAGTCTTTTACGTGGCTCAAATTCGGAGACAATATATATCTGTATGACCTGCAAA TGACTCCAAAGAAAGGACATGTAGAAAAGTCAGAGGGTTCATCAGTGACTCCAAAGAAAAGACATGTAGAAAAGTCAGAGGGTTCATCACTGACTCCAAAGAAAGGACATGTAGAAAAGTCGGAGGGTTCATCAGTGACTCCAAAGAAAGGACATGTAGAAAAGTCGGAGGGTTCATCAGTGACTCCAAAGAAAGGACATGTAGAAAAGTCAGAGGGTTCATCAGTGACTCCAAAGAAAGGACATGTAGAAAAGTCGGAGGGTTCATCAGTGACTCCAAAGAAAGGACATGTAGAAAAGTCGGAGGGTTCATCAGTGACTCCAAAGAAAGGACATGTAGAAAAGTCAGAGGGTTCATCAGTGACTCCAAAGAAAGGACAT AAAGGACATGTAGAAAAGTCAGAGGGTTCATCAGTGACTCCAAAGAAAGGACATGTAGAAAAGTCAGAGGGTTCATCAGTGACTCCAAAGAAAGGACATGTAGAAAAGTCAGAGGGTTCATCAGTGACTCCAAAGAAAGGACATGTAGAAAAGTCAGAGGGTTCATCAGTGACTCCAAAGAAAAGACATGTAGAAAAGTCAGAGGGTTCATCAATGTCGGCTCACTCTCCAAATAAATTGCTGAAGTCTGAAG AACTTGTTCAAGAACAAGTTCTGGAAATGGTTGTTCTAGAACTGCCATTTAATGTTCTTGAACACGTTCTAGAACAAGTTCAAGAGTTTGTTCAAGAACAGTTCTAG